The Arvicanthis niloticus isolate mArvNil1 chromosome 8, mArvNil1.pat.X, whole genome shotgun sequence genome segment TCCCGATGTCTGTCAGAACACAGGCACATGAGAACACCTCACCTGGGTGGAAAGTGAATACTCCTTCTGTCATACCCTCACTGAACTCCTGTCCTTGGCAtaaggagagacagggaaagcTTGATGGACGGTCCCAAGTCCCAAGTAAAGATCAATGTTTGCTACAACCATGGAGAAAAGGTATGGCCAGGCCTGGCCAGAACACAGATGCTTAGGACAGAAGAACAAGGCCCATTCAGGCCAAGAGCCAGGCTCTCAAAGCTCAGTTCTATCCCCCTAGTGCTTAAATAAGCACATCCAGGCTTCATGGTTTTAGACCTGTGCCTcaaagcccccacccccacccccaactcctcaGAGACTGAGGCTAGACCCTGGTGGCCAAGTCCAAAATCCCAAGAAGCCTAGGGCCACAGGTAGGGTTCCTCAGTCCTCTCTCACATCACTCACTCAATAAGCCCCCTCAGTTATATAAGGACTGAGGCTTTGGGCCAGAAATTGATCATATACTCTGTGACCAGGGTGCTCGTGGCTTCATTGGGGACAGAGGGTGATATGACAAATCCTGTAGCAGGAGGGGACCAGAGTCAGGGAGGGGCCAGAGTAAGCTTCAAAGAATGTCATTCACAAACCACACTTGAGGATTGGTTGTGGCAGTGTGTACCTATAACCCTAACACTCAGATGGTTGAGAAGGAAGGTTCATGTGTTCAAGATCAGCCTCAATACAATGAAACcacctcaaacaaacaacaaaaccctgactGATGGGAGAAAAGACACTACAGTTTAAAGAGTAAGTGATAATAGTTTGTTAAGTGTTCCAAGCAGAGACGTGCAAGCACAGAACAGGTAAGAAACAAGTACCCTTCCTAAGGGCCAGAAGGACCTTCTGCACTACAGCACTGGGAGAACCTCTCCTGGTCTGATTTGTTGGAAACCTGTTTGTACAAGTATCTAATCAGCAGATTAATTGATGGCAGATTTATGGAATTGTCTGGGGTATTTTATAAGCAATGCCTGTCAGATACTTGGGATACGAACCCTTAGCCGTTAGTCTGTCAGTATAAGGCATGTGTGGGTAAGGATAGGTGGACCATTTGAAGACACGGGATAAGGAAGAACCCTAAGTGCCAGCATGTCTGTATCTTGTGCCCTGAGAAGCAGGAACGATTTCATAAAGGAGAAATGTCCTGATTAGAAATGCATtttacagccgggcggtggtggcgcacgcctttaatctcagcacttgggaggcagaggcaggtggatttctgagttcgaggccagcctggtcttcagagtgagttccaggacagccagggctacacagagaaaccctgtctagaaaaaccaaaaaaaaaaaaaaaaaaaaaaaaagaaagaaagaaagaaatgcattttaCGGTTCCTCCAAATAATCTAGGCCCTCCCCAGTGATGatggggagaggggtgggggtgtctcTTGCTCACTCTCTAACAGGTCCACCTCGAAATTCTTGGTAGGCAGCCGAACAGAGTTGAAGCCCCAGGTGGGGACGTGGCCTTCCACCGGTGGCTTCCCGGCCAGCATGCGCAGGAACGTGCTTTTCCCTGAGCCATCCAAGCCCAACACCAGCACTTCGCGCTGCTCCATTTCCTCCAATGCCGGCTCATCTTCCTCGTTCTCGGTCTGTGGGGCAGAGATGAAGGCTGCAATCTCCAAACCTTCCTGACCCTTCCTTCCCTAGGGACACGGAATGCACTGCGGTGCCCATGCACGCCCTCCAGACGTCCCAGGGCAGGCACCTGTGGCCTGAAAGAGCAGCGCAGGAGCTGCTTTTTGAGTCCTAAACTAAAAGCCTCACTTTTCTTTTTGACTCCTCGAGATCTCCGGCACATTCTTCCCCATCACAAATCCTTAGCTTCTACGAACTGTAAACCCAAGAAAATCCCAAAATCTAACGGTTAGCCGCACCGGGCCTGAGGGCATCCCCGAGGCGGCGCCACTGCGCTACCTGCACTAGTGTCAGGCTGGCTCTTGCCGCGCCCTCGGGGCTAGCGAGCGGATGCCCTATCCCGGCCCTCGCGCTTGCACTCCACGCTCACTGCATCACAGCATGCGTAGGCCTTCCAGTCCTCGGCGGCTCCCACTCACCTCCCACTCGTTCCACTCAGGGAGGCGGGTAGTGTCCGCGCCCCACCAGGCCTCGCCCCGGTCCCAGCGCCGCTCCCGGCCGCGGCCAAAGTAAGCTTTCCAAAGGATAAAGAGCACCGAGCCCAGCACGGCTGCGGCGCCACCCAGAGCCAGCACCAAGGGACCCAGTGGCCGCGGCGCCATTTGGCCAGGGAGCAAGACCGACCAGCTTGCAGTGGAAGATGGTGCTGTGGCCGCGCCCACCCGTCCGACCCCACCACACTACAAGCCCCACAATGCACTGCTCGCTGCCAGCTAAGGCAGCGCGCATCTTGCGGCGTGGAAGGGGGGACAAGGGTGGGATGGGCTTTCCGAGCAGGGGGTTTGGTCCGGGGTAGATCTTCCACTCCTTGCCTGGTGTGGTAGACGTGAGGCTGTGCAGACCTGTTGAGCTCCTTCAGTACACCAGAGAAGGAAACACAGAGACTTAGCAGGTATTATAGAAGTTGCTCAACGTCGCACCATAGTCTAGTTTTGGGTTTAAAGCCAATTTATGTCACCTGGTTATCTCTCAGGACCACAAAGAGAAATCTCGAAATGTATTATATGAGATTTATTATACGCCAGTGGGATGGCAGGAGGAAACAGCTTCTCCAAACCTTCTTTGGTGGCCTCTTGGAGGCCAAGGCTTGTGGTGCTGTGCACGGTGATGAAGAATGTCTGGCAAGGAAAGTTTAGAGCAATCACTTTGTCAGCCACTCCTAGAGACTGcagctcttctctttctctctctaataaACGATATTAAAGCACTGATAGTAAACGATAGTAAACCATTCCTCCTCCACAGGACAAGATCCTGGAGTCAAGGCAGCTTCCAGCACTAACCACTGCAGGGAGCCCCTGGCCACTAGTACTGAGTCTCATGTTTGGAGAAAGAAAGGTTGAAACGGGTGCTAAAACCGAGCAACATTTCAGAGTACCCCCTCAAAGAAGGAACCGTTGGCCTTAGAAGCGGCTTTAAGGTCAGCCTCCGAATACAGAGATGACGTCACCCCTAGGCGGCAAGGACCCTCATGCGTCTGTTGCCATGGCAGCCGCCACACACTCCCGGCGTGCACCTCACCTGTGTGTTGTGGTGAGCATGATGACCTAGCCTCTACATCAAGACCCACATAAAAAACAGAGTCCCCGACCCCTCGCCCCTTattgcctctttcttctctttctcgcTTCCCCCAAATAAAACCTCTTTTCGTGGGTGCTGTGTTGGTCTGGTGTGATCTGTCCGTTTTCAAACACAACAGGTACGATGGCTGAAATGACCGTCTGTTGACCTGTGGGCCTATTGTTCATCAGACTGCTTTGCCTTTTTAGCTTTGGTTTTTAGAGATTGGGCCTTTTTACTTTTTTAGCCTTGGTTGGCCTAGTGCTTGCTTTACAGATCAGGCtttcttcaaactcacagagatcagccagATACTGAAATTGAAGGTGGGCACCATCATGCCTGCCAGTTTGTCTGCTAACTAAACACAAACATCATTCCAGGACCCTGAGGATGTACTCCAGGGGGTCATTATGAAGCAGAATAAGGTAGACAAGATCAATTATGTTTAGTTAAAGCATTACTTGTACTGTGTTTTGCCAAACATGACTTCACTTTGTTACCAGGACCAGAACGACCTAAAGAAGGAGCTAAAACACAAAAGACTGTTGCTCACAGTAACCTGATAATAAACACGTATGTGTCAACCTAACACACGCCTTTGGAAACCCAAACCTCCCAAAGCTAACTGCCACCTTGTGCTTTCTGTTTGCAGTTTGTGCTTTAGAGTATAAAATGACAATGCAAACTGGACCAGAGACTGAGGACTTCCAGGAGCTGTCTTGGCTTCAGTTCACCTGTGATATTgcctctctttcattttctttgatctTTTCTCACTGACAAGACAGGTATAAGGCCTCCAAAGAGAAgctcagggctggaaagatagctcagaggttaagagcagtgattctctggcagaggtcctgagttcaattcccagcacccacatggcaagctcacaactgtctgtaactccagttccaggggctccgaCACTCTAACACGCATATGGGTGCAATAAAAaccaccaatgtacataaaataagaataaattattAGAAATTCAGATCAGTTCAAATGAAaggatgaaaatttaaaataagaaagaaagaaaaaaaaagtcaggatcaatgcccaaagaggccagaaaaggacgcTGGGTcctccggaactggagttacgaaGGCTCGTATttgccatgtgagtgttgggaaccaaacttgggtcctctgcaagagcagccagtattttcctgagcaatctttccagtccttttctgctgggattacaggcttgtgcaaCCTCTAATGACCTTGTCTGGACAAAAACTCCTTATCATTTTGCTGGGCGTGGTggagtctgtcttttttttttttccccctgagacagggtttctctgtatagccctggctgtcctggaactcactctgtagaccaggctggcctcgaactcagaaatccgcctgcctctgccccccaagtgctgggattaaaggcatgcgccatcactgccaGGCAAGGTGgagtatgtctttaatcccagccttggggaggcagagaaaagcaacaTGCTATAAattggaggccaacctgatctacatagtgagacccttcctcaagatagaaattatgttttatttagttaCTTTGTATTCGTGTGGGTGTCTATGTGGTCAGAGGATAACACACTAGTAGTTCTTTTCTGTGATGTGTGTCCTGGGGATCTAACTAAACTGGTTTTccagggaatcaaacccaggtcctcctgaAGAAGTGCTCTTGGCTGCTAAGTCATCTGTCCAGTGCCTCATCCACTATTTCCACACTGAAGGAAAGTAAACATAGAGacaacttgttttcttttctttttcttgtttttttaaagaattatttattttaggtatatgagtacactgtagctgtcttcagacacaccagaagaggtgtGTCTTTCCCTTTACgaatggttgcgagccaccatgtggttgctgggaatggaactcaggacttttggaagagccatcagtgctcttaaccattgcaccatctctccagccctcagaagTTGTTTTCTTAAATCTGCATTCAGCCTAAATTCCAGGAACAACCAACAGTTACCATTTGAGAAAATTTATTCATGGTGGACAGGTTGCACCGTGGGGCTTCAGCagccctgtccctgtctctctccctgggGAACACCGGCTCTTTGGGtctgtaagaactaaatgtgagatattcaggtctTGGTTTGAACTTAGATTTCACTGCCCCGGGgacacattccaggaggagtacattattcctgagtcagaggacacttgctggattaacattcagaagatgaagggagaggctgattaacattcctcagaccacagggaagggaacccacctgcaggtggggaaggcccagaccATGGAGACACATCCCAGGAacgtaataaacctgggcaaatggaagacactcattgtcataaaagtaatgtgtgAGAATCTTAGTCACCTAACctaaggtcagcctttgtggttctttgtggttgccctcgtaagctctgtataagaactgctcccagcttttgttcGGGGTTCtattgcctgcatgcaagagagcCCCAGTGCACCGaaatcattaaacctcatgttgttgcagtgAATCCTCTGTCCTTGTGTGACTTTGGGGGAGCACATCCCctgttttggatcttagagtccaacaggtCCATCTTGTGGAGCCACACCTAAAACAATGACCAACTACTGACCAAGATTACCCAGTTATGAATGCTGCTTatcttctattttaattattttaaaaaacttttgttttataggactggagaggtggctcaccagttaagaacCTGCaatgttcttccaggggacccagttCGGTTCCCTGCATctgctgtctgtaactccaatttcagggatTCCAAtctcctcttctagcctccatgggtACTAGGCACATATATGATGcaaagacatgcatgcaggccaa includes the following:
- the Arl10 gene encoding ADP-ribosylation factor-like protein 10 encodes the protein MAPRPLGPLVLALGGAAAVLGSVLFILWKAYFGRGRERRWDRGEAWWGADTTRLPEWNEWETENEEDEPALEEMEQREVLVLGLDGSGKSTFLRMLAGKPPVEGHVPTWGFNSVRLPTKNFEVDLLEIGGSQNLRFYWKEFVNEVDVLVFMLDSTDRLRLPWARQELQKLLDKDPDLPVVIVANKQDLSGAMSMVELQQELGLLSSDNQREVFLLAASIAPAGSGFEEPGTVRIWKLLLELLS